The window ATAAGCCCTTCACCCAACTAGTGCAACTGTGCAGGTAGCCAGGTACAGATGAAAACGCATTGTGTTCTCTACAATGCTCTTCCAACTTTAATTTAGTGACCACACTGCATTCGCCGCTGGTATTCTAACTAAACCAAAGAAATGGGGCAAGTATCTCATTAACAATTACATTTACATCATGTCTTCGGTTTTGATCCTTCCGATCTTCTTTattcttcatcggcggcggttgttGTTCTGATGTGTTAGTCCTATAGGGTCTTAGCATGACGACTTttcgactgtctactacaacaagttgtgccccACTCCGGCGATGGAGGGGCGATGACAGCGGCGCACGCCTTCAACTCGCTTCAGTACTTGTAGTCGTTGCTAGGTGGTTTATGGAtatggatgtaatttttattatctctagtgttcgttgtactgccataattgaagatgaatagatcagAAGTTTTCTCGCAATTTTTTTTTTTACATTTACATCATGTCAAAGAGAAAGCAGCTAATTTAACATGCAAACTAGGGGTCTAAACTCGCATGGCTATAGTACAGTCAAAATGGGAAATTCTATATATTGAACTGAACAACATTTACATACTTATCTCTATATACTATTGCAGGGTAGAGCAACCGTTTTATCTTGATGTCCTCTGCTTCTGGACCTTGACATCTTTCAACTTTAGCTTGAGCTTCATCATGCCAGCTTGGACTTGCACTTCATTTTTGGACGAATCTATTTTGACCACGGTCGCTTGGTTCTTGAGTTTAGGAACGTAAACTAAATCCCCAACTTCTGGAATCCCACCATTTTCATCTAATTCGAAAGGAAAGCTTAGTTTTAACTTGTCTTCAAACTATGCGGAACTGGGAGAGAGATAATAATATGAAAATGATGAGTTTCAAACCTATTATCTTGCCATTAGCTTCTGTGACCATGCTGCTATTTGTATTCTGCGTCTTTTTAGGGGCAGAAGTGCTAGCTGGCTCGGGGCCTTTCGCACCCTCAGATTTGGCTTTCTCCGCAGCCTTCTCTTCTTCTAGCACTCTTTGAGCTACTGCAGATTCTCTGTACTGCTGGAACTTCTTATGAATGATCGAACGAGCCATAACAGCATACTCCGAAACTACTCTTGACTTTCTTTTTCTCTGAGCGATGCCGTGATCAACAATGCTCTTCTGTGCCACTTCCAAGTCATTATGAAGCTCCTTGGACTGCCTGATACGCAATCAGTGGACATATAAGATAAGCAATTCTGATGTGACTGGGTTTGAGTACTATAATAGTCTAATAAGCAAACTAATGCATGAGAAAATAGTCAAATACCTAAACTTCTGTGTAATGGAACTACAAATTCACTTAGAAAGGCAGATTAACATATAGAGCCGGAGCATTCATCGCACCAAACCTCAAGATCAGTTAAAGTTATCCTTACTAAAAGATGGTACAAGCTTCGAATGCATATGTGACATGCAAACAGGGATCTGTTCCATGGAAAGATTGCAGCATATACTCAAATGTACATAAAACCAGCAGGAAGTTCTCACATAAGATAATGTTGTGCCTGCTGAAGTTGTTCATGGTATTCTTGCTTGAATTTTTCCATGTCCATAATCAACTGCAAAACAAACACTTGAGATGGACTTGTTCTAGAGATCGTATTAATCCAGATCGAAGAAGAATTCGACCTCGCGGATTCTAACTGAAGCAATATACGGATGAGTCTCTAACATGAGAGCACATATTCCTCAAGCAAATAACAGAATTTCCAGTGCCAAGGAAGACCCCATTTCTATCAGTAACACATGAAATATTGCGCACCTGGTTGCTCTTGTAGTTTATTCTACACTTCCCGTCCCCTGCGTCGCCCTCCCTGGCGAcacgggggaaaccctagatcaagGCGCCGCTCCTCCCTTTCCTCCCTTCCCtcggctcgccgccgccggaggagcggccGGCGAAGTCCACGCCGGCTCCtgtgaaggtggcggcggggcccCTTCCTGTTCTTCGTCTGCGAGCTTGGCGCGGCGGCTGCCGGACGGCGCGGCTGCTGCCTTGGATGGCACGGGGCGGGGCCAAGGTGGCGTGGGGGCTCGCGCGCTCGCGAGGGCCCTGGCGACGCGGCGGCCCTGGACGGCGCGCGGTGGGTGGCCCACTGCGGCGGGGCGCGCGGCGGATGGCTAGTGGTGGCGGCGCGGGCCAGGCGGTGCTCTCCCTGACTTGCAATGCTTGGTGGTGCTCCCCCTTCTGGCTGGCGCGGCCCTTGTACGCGTTCGTGACCGGAGGAGGTGCGGGCGGGCCTCCTTGGTGGGGTTCCTCCCAGATCCCGCGCACGGTGGCGCGGGCTAGTCTGTCTCTGCACATCCTCGGCCGATCTGGAGCGCGGCGGTGCGGGCCTGCTAGCTTTGGTGCGTTCCCGCCCAGTTCCGGCGAGCGGCGGCGTGGGCCGGTCTGATTTCGGCACGGTCCCGGCCAGATCCAGCGCGCGGTGGTGCGGACGTTTTCCGCCCAGTGCCTGCATGCGGCGGCGCGGTCGGCCAGATCCGGCGGGGTCCTTGGTAGTTCCTGCGCGCGGCGGTGCGAACGACCAGTTGGCATGGCATCCGCCCAGCTCTTGCGTTCAGATTGGTCTTGGTGGTGTGCGCTTTCGGCCTCCTTTTTGCTCGATGGCGTTTGGGTGACCTCGGAGGTCGAGATGGTCTGTTGGAAGGCGAGGCTCCGGATGAAAATCTAGCATTGTCTTTGTCTATGCCGGCGGCAACGACCTCCGTGGATGTCGTTATCCTTCCTGAAGGTGTCGCCGTGGACCTTGCTGTTCCTCGACATCTCATGTCTAATGGTCTTCGGGTGAAAACCTAAGATTTGGCTATGCCGGATCGGGTGACGGCGGTGTCTCTGACATCGCTTCCTTCTTGGAGGCGTTACTTTGGAGACCTCGATGGCTTCTGAGGGTGCGTGTGGCTGTAGGTGGAGCTTGGGTTTGGGTAGTTGTCTCGGGAGTAGCTGGTAGCTGGCCATTGGCCGGTGGTTTGCGACTTGCGGTGCTTAGACCTAGTTTTGCTAGTGTTTAGCCCGTCTGTTAGGGTTTTAGCCCAGTTTTCCTTAATTAACCGAGCGGTCTCTTTGTACCATTTCTCTCTGATCAATGAATATAGCAGCTCTCCTGCTATCGTTCTAAAAAACACATGAAATATTATAGTATCTGACCAACTCGATATTATAAAACCAAATTGCCACTTCACAATACAAAAAGGCCAATATTAATCTCAGAAATAAAGGATTGTCATGATCCTGTCAAACTTACCGCATTTATCTCTGCACCAGCTGTTCCAAGCAAGTGCCGAGAACTTTCTATAATATCCAAGGGCAAACCTAGCCTTTCAGCAATATTGATTGCATTTGAACGCCCTATATGCGCAACGAAACATGAGTACAAAAGAATTCCAAAGATAAAATGAGAGCTAGTTTTAGCAGACATCAGTTCCAATACCTATATACACCTTAAAAAACAAGAATGAAATAAGAGCAAGTTTTATCCTTAATATGAAGTTAGTCAGCTAGGTTGACATTCTCAGGATAGAACAGCATGCCACATATTTACAAGAAGATGAAGGCCTCACTATTTGGTGCACTGGAAATTGAAGAATGAATGAATATGACCTTCTTTTTGCCATAGCATATTTGATTCAACAAGCTAACAACAATCAACTGGCTGGTGGGGTTGGTTAATGGTCACCTTGTGTGATTTTTTATGTAGAAAGCATGAGATGTAGGGCTTTCTAGCATCTTATAAGGCAGTGACTTCTGAGCACCCAAACAAGCACCACCATATTATGATCGAAGAACTAACATGTAATATAAAGCAATTAACCTGGTATTCCCCAAAGTATCCTGAACGTAGGCTTTAGATTCTCTTCATCAAATTCCACGCATGCATTCTCAAATGAATCATTGCTGAAAGCATTAAAATAACGAATAATGATGCAGTGTTCATTGGATAAGAGTTACTGGTAATTTAGGGCACACAATAAGCCACATTGCTGCATTCCTAAAATTATTTTTTTGGACATAAATTTCTTGAAATCACGCAAGTGAATTTGCTTCCTGGTGTAAACTGGGGGAAATAGTGATTGCTTCAAGAAGAGCATTTTTAATAGTATTACTCAACAAAAGGAAACTTATTATAAATGTGAAAAGCCCGAGCGAAATCAGGAGTGCATTCTATGTAGATACAAGAAACTAAGTTGAAAATGACATCGTAACCATCAGCAATAACCTGTACTAGACCTTGTAGACTTATACCGTTATTGTCCTTCCAGTTTTGCAATCATGGTGAGTTGGCTCGCTTTTGTTGAATATGAGTAAAATAACACTTATGGTTGATGACAAGGTATCCCAAACAAAACAGTGTCATTTGAATAACAACAAAGGTGTAGTAACTAAACTAATGTACGGACAAATGCTCTTTAGTTAAGAGTTAAGACCATAATGCCAGGAAAAAATTAGCTTCAAATGTTTGGAACCTGTATTTCAGTGTTTTTAGTTCTCCGTGATGAGTTGTAGCTAGAGTCAGAAAGGAACCAGCTTCAGCAAAAGACCCCAAGAGAGACATCCCCAAAGCAGCTCCTTCGAGTGGATTTGTCCCAGCACCAACCTAATATGAAAAATAAAGCATTGCCATCACATTTTAGTATTTTACAGAGAGAAGACTCAACTATAGATAATGAGATAgtccatgtcatccatgatatttcCATAATGAGTTGGGCTAATGGTGTAATGTGTACTGCATCCTGAACTACTAACATGTACTGAATACTTTACGATCATACTGCCACTAAACTAATACACATTAACGAACCAAATTAATCAAATAGTTATCAAGGCAGATGATAAAGTACTCACTTCATCCAAAAGGACCAAGGATTGTGAAGTTGACTGAGCGCGAATAGCCTAATAAAACGAAGGTTCAGATGCTGTACGGATAGTTAAGGATTTACTGCAAGTACGGAACTAATAAGTTAGGATTCAGAACTAACAGAATATTGATTATGATAAACTAAAATATACCCCAATCTGCTTCAGATGCCCAGAGAATGTTGAGAGTGATTGGGTCAAAGATTGCTCATCTCCAATGTCAGCATAAACAGCATCGAACCATGGAATTTTAACTGGTTCAGAAGCTAGAATGTATAGACCTACAGCAGAAGGGCAAATTTATGCAAGTTATACTGGCTGCTTATTCATTAAGAGTGTGCAATAGTAAGTTAAAAGCAGAAAAATACTCCATATCTTCAATTTTCTGCCAACAAGTCATGTCAGAAAGTGTGCATTTAGTAATGCAATCAATGCATACAAAATTTACAAGGATACAGGAAAATCAGTAAAGGAATACTCTAACAAAGCTTGAGGGTGTAGCTTATGATCACAATCAGAATAGTGAAAGGATCTCAACTTCATTGTTCCAGTTACCTATCTTGGCCATTAACGATGCCAGCCCAACCGTCTTCAAGCTGATTGTTTTCCCCCCAGTATTTGGCCCAGTTATGACCAAAACAGTAGTCTCTTCAGCGATCATAAAATCTACTGGGATCGGATGGTTCCTCTCGAGCTCAGAAACCTGCAAACTGAACATAAATT is drawn from Aegilops tauschii subsp. strangulata cultivar AL8/78 chromosome 1, Aet v6.0, whole genome shotgun sequence and contains these coding sequences:
- the LOC109764159 gene encoding uncharacterized protein isoform X3; amino-acid sequence: MAVVSLMLFVESLQVTIRAAMKQDEDSHNLLLPLTETILDAVVSKLLVKSIQDVIDDDGSVKDTASPELRRYRDQVQALESRLCQLMDKLIRNADNEASLSEVSIVNGRCCIKITGDKSSSFDGLLLSSGSDAGSMIEPIIAVPLNDELQGARALVVRAELEALSKLTDKILLELDNIQILMQETVTLDKVTARARYSIAYDGTLPDLYLPNIEHGIVNAAKDEPASTTSSAQLTKRPWKLFIPNAYHPLLLQQHQENLRRTKKDVASATAEIRRRRIYGQDIAEEDQLASELDFMKIRVSELERNHPIPVDFMIAEETTVLVITGPNTGGKTISLKTVGLASLMAKIGLYILASEPVKIPWFDAVYADIGDEQSLTQSLSTFSGHLKQIGAIRAQSTSQSLVLLDEVGAGTNPLEGAALGMSLLGSFAEAGSFLTLATTHHGELKTLKYSNDSFENACVEFDEENLKPTFRILWGIPGRSNAINIAERLGLPLDIIESSRHLLGTAGAEINALIMDMEKFKQEYHEQLQQAQHYLMQSKELHNDLEVAQKSIVDHGIAQRKRKSRVVSEYAVMARSIIHKKFQQYRESAVAQRVLEEEKAAEKAKSEGAKGPEPASTSAPKKTQNTNSSMVTEANGKIIDENGGIPEVGDLVYVPKLKNQATVVKIDSSKNEVQVQAGMMKLKLKLKDVKVQKQRTSR